Proteins from one Clostridium cellulovorans 743B genomic window:
- a CDS encoding stage III sporulation protein AB, with product MIKIIGCLFIIVSTSCAGYMLGDKLRKRVADLKELQRILISIKNELKYSIEPIELTFKKIARDFKNPYDEILRIAAAKIYNNEITSIDEAISEALAEKEMDLALKDEDKLIFTEFARSLGKWNIGAQEDFFNLSFVKIEEQLNSAEDFCAKNLKMYNVMGPCIGLMLVIVLI from the coding sequence ATGATTAAAATTATAGGTTGTTTATTTATAATAGTGAGTACTTCTTGTGCAGGTTATATGTTAGGAGATAAGTTAAGAAAAAGGGTAGCTGATTTAAAAGAATTACAAAGGATATTAATCTCAATAAAAAATGAATTGAAATATTCAATTGAACCTATAGAATTAACCTTCAAAAAAATAGCAAGAGATTTTAAAAATCCATATGATGAGATTCTTAGGATTGCCGCAGCTAAGATTTATAATAATGAGATAACTTCTATTGACGAAGCAATTTCTGAAGCTTTAGCTGAAAAAGAGATGGATCTAGCATTAAAGGATGAGGATAAGTTGATTTTTACTGAGTTTGCTAGAAGTCTTGGAAAATGGAATATAGGGGCACAAGAAGATTTTTTCAATTTGAGCTTTGTAAAAATAGAAGAGCAACTAAATTCGGCAGAAGATTTTTGTGCAAAAAATCTTAAAATGTACAATGTTATGGGGCCATGTATAGGACTTATGCTTGTAATAGTTTTAATCTAG
- a CDS encoding M24 family metallopeptidase, protein MYNERLNNLRKKTKEKNLDAVLLVGDYNRNYITGFTGDESYALITGDKAYFITDSRYAEQGKQQVKGFEILQYSTPLAKYLSNLLEELAVKNLGFEDNVLSYNQYETFKNAFNCELVPLKGMVEELRLIKDSVEIQNIREAAKIADLGFSHMLNYIKLGMTEKQIALELEFFMRKQGASSTSFNTIVASGVRSALPHGVASDKVIEANEIITMDFGCIYNGYCSDMTRTIAIGKPDGKIIDIYNVVLEAQTRALKEIKEGVTGQYLDKIARDYIIDKGYGKYFGHGLGHGVGVEIHEEPRLNPTSTTIMKAGMIITDEPGIYIPDLGGVRIEDLILVTEDGCEVLSKSPKELICL, encoded by the coding sequence ATGTATAATGAAAGATTAAATAATTTAAGAAAAAAAACAAAGGAAAAAAATCTTGACGCAGTACTCTTAGTTGGTGACTATAATCGTAATTATATTACTGGATTCACTGGAGATGAAAGTTATGCTTTGATTACAGGGGATAAGGCATATTTTATTACAGATAGCAGATATGCAGAACAAGGGAAACAGCAAGTTAAAGGTTTCGAAATATTGCAGTATTCTACCCCTTTAGCTAAATATCTAAGTAACTTGTTAGAAGAGTTGGCTGTAAAAAACTTAGGTTTCGAGGATAATGTATTGAGCTATAATCAATACGAAACTTTTAAAAATGCTTTTAATTGTGAACTTGTTCCATTAAAAGGAATGGTAGAAGAACTTAGGTTAATCAAAGATTCTGTAGAAATTCAGAATATAAGAGAGGCTGCAAAAATAGCAGATCTTGGTTTTTCTCACATGCTTAATTATATTAAGCTAGGAATGACAGAAAAACAAATCGCATTAGAATTAGAGTTTTTTATGAGAAAGCAAGGAGCTAGTTCTACATCATTTAATACTATTGTAGCCTCTGGTGTAAGGTCAGCGTTACCTCATGGAGTCGCTAGTGATAAAGTTATTGAAGCTAATGAAATTATTACTATGGATTTTGGATGTATATATAACGGATATTGTTCTGATATGACAAGAACAATTGCTATAGGAAAGCCAGATGGCAAAATTATAGATATATATAATGTAGTGCTAGAAGCTCAAACTCGTGCTTTAAAGGAAATAAAAGAAGGCGTTACGGGTCAGTATTTAGATAAAATTGCACGTGATTATATAATTGATAAAGGTTATGGAAAATATTTCGGTCATGGCTTAGGGCATGGTGTTGGTGTTGAGATTCATGAAGAACCAAGGTTGAATCCGACTTCTACTACAATTATGAAAGCTGGTATGATTATTACCGATGAACCAGGAATATATATTCCAGACTTAGGTGGAGTAAGAATAGAAGATTTAATACTTGTAACAGAAGATGGTTGTGAGGTATTATCAAAATCACCTAAGGAATTGATATGTCTATAA
- the efp gene encoding elongation factor P: MISAGDIRKGTTFEQDGQVFTVIEFLHVKPGKGAAFVRTKLRNVITGGVTETTFNPTAKLQEAVIERKEMQYLYSDGELYYFMDQETFEQIPLNFDQVENAIKFLKENMFAVIKFYKGDAFSVEAPNFVELQIVSTEPGVKGNTASNVTKPATLETGAEIQIPLFVNEGDVIRVDTRTGDYMERI, encoded by the coding sequence ATGATTTCAGCAGGAGATATAAGAAAAGGAACTACTTTTGAACAGGATGGACAAGTTTTCACTGTTATAGAATTCTTACATGTTAAACCAGGTAAAGGTGCAGCATTCGTAAGAACTAAGCTTAGAAACGTAATTACTGGTGGAGTTACAGAAACAACTTTCAACCCAACAGCTAAATTACAAGAAGCTGTAATTGAAAGAAAGGAAATGCAATACTTGTATTCTGATGGAGAATTATACTACTTCATGGATCAAGAAACTTTCGAACAGATACCTTTAAATTTCGATCAAGTTGAAAATGCAATCAAATTCTTAAAAGAAAACATGTTTGCAGTAATCAAATTCTACAAAGGAGATGCTTTCTCTGTTGAAGCACCTAACTTCGTAGAATTACAAATAGTATCTACAGAACCAGGGGTAAAAGGAAACACAGCATCAAATGTTACTAAACCAGCAACATTAGAAACAGGTGCAGAAATTCAAATTCCTCTTTTTGTTAACGAAGGTGATGTAATCAGAGTTGATACAAGAACAGGCGACTACATGGAAAGAATATAA
- a CDS encoding CD1247 N-terminal domain-containing protein yields MQYLIEKINKIESHIKESSASSEEITLELIGIIKDMASEIDTLKKSNEELENYINSIDEDLGTMEALFLEEVEDTDYEEICDDDFMEINCDSCKETIYVDKEIYNNRKEFKCPNCGNVIEFAHEI; encoded by the coding sequence ATGCAATATCTTATTGAAAAAATAAATAAGATAGAAAGTCATATAAAAGAATCCTCAGCTAGCAGCGAAGAAATTACCTTAGAACTTATAGGCATTATAAAGGATATGGCAAGTGAAATAGATACACTTAAAAAGTCTAATGAAGAATTAGAGAACTATATAAATAGTATTGATGAAGACCTTGGTACAATGGAAGCATTATTCCTCGAAGAAGTTGAAGACACTGATTATGAAGAAATCTGTGATGACGACTTTATGGAAATAAACTGTGATTCTTGCAAGGAAACTATTTATGTAGATAAAGAAATCTATAATAACCGAAAAGAATTTAAATGTCCTAATTGTGGTAATGTAATTGAATTTGCTCATGAAATTTAA
- the spoIIIAA gene encoding stage III sporulation protein AA gives MDYKEIDKVLHDHIKVFIEKHKKDIIHEIRIAVNKPVIAYTTTGEKIGKEIVTKDELEIIVRKISKFSIYAFEDEIRQGFLTLKEGHRVGICGECVIENGEIKIIKNIASLNIRMAREIYGCSNSVIEYILRDQGIYNTIIISPPKCGKTTMLRDITRQLSDGIADNNVSGRRVCVIDERSEIAACKLGVPEMDVGLRTDVLDGCPKAIGIMMAIRTLAPDIIVCDEIGTEKDLNSIISACTCGVNIISTIHGQSIEDLYSKGISRDIERNKVFQRAIILSNDKGPGHIKAIYDLNDNVNLWGAYDD, from the coding sequence TTGGATTATAAAGAGATTGACAAGGTTCTTCATGATCACATAAAAGTGTTCATAGAAAAGCATAAAAAAGATATTATTCATGAGATACGAATTGCGGTTAATAAACCAGTAATTGCTTATACAACTACTGGAGAAAAGATAGGAAAAGAAATAGTTACAAAAGATGAACTAGAAATCATTGTGAGAAAAATTAGTAAATTTTCAATATATGCCTTTGAAGATGAAATAAGGCAAGGTTTTTTAACATTGAAAGAAGGACATAGAGTTGGTATTTGTGGTGAATGTGTTATTGAAAATGGTGAGATAAAAATAATTAAGAATATAGCATCTTTAAATATAAGAATGGCAAGAGAAATCTATGGTTGTTCTAATTCAGTTATAGAGTACATATTAAGGGATCAAGGTATATATAACACTATAATAATCTCACCTCCAAAGTGTGGAAAAACCACGATGTTAAGAGATATAACTAGACAGTTATCTGATGGAATAGCGGATAATAATGTTAGTGGCAGAAGAGTCTGTGTCATTGATGAGAGAAGTGAAATTGCTGCATGTAAGCTAGGAGTTCCTGAGATGGATGTAGGGTTAAGGACAGACGTTTTAGATGGATGCCCAAAAGCTATAGGAATTATGATGGCAATAAGAACTTTAGCACCAGATATTATAGTTTGTGATGAAATTGGTACAGAGAAAGATTTAAATAGTATAATTAGTGCTTGTACTTGTGGTGTAAATATAATTTCAACTATTCATGGACAAAGTATAGAAGATTTATATTCAAAAGGTATTTCTAGAGATATAGAAAGAAATAAAGTATTTCAAAGGGCTATAATCTTATCAAATGACAAAGGTCCTGGACATATAAAAGCTATCTATGATTTGAACGATAACGTAAATTTATGGGGGGCTTATGATGATTAA
- the spoIIIAC gene encoding stage III sporulation protein AC has protein sequence MLDVSLIFKIAGVAILLVVIDRVLEVSGKQQFATLANLVGLIIIMMMVVNLVSELFNSVKAMFQL, from the coding sequence TTGTTAGATGTATCACTTATATTTAAAATAGCTGGGGTAGCAATATTATTGGTAGTAATAGATAGGGTTCTTGAAGTAAGCGGAAAACAACAATTTGCTACGCTTGCAAATCTAGTAGGGCTAATAATCATAATGATGATGGTAGTAAATTTAGTCAGTGAATTGTTTAACTCTGTTAAAGCTATGTTTCAACTATAG